In the genome of Hymenobacter cellulosivorans, one region contains:
- a CDS encoding acetylornithine carbamoyltransferase — MKNFTSFADVDDYRVLLNKALEIKADPFGYQHIGKNKTVGLIFFNPSLRTRLSSIKAAYNLGAQAWVLNAGADSWTLEMADGAVMNGGTQEHIKEAIAVMSQYCDVLGVRTFPTLKDRDEDYQEVVFKKIMQYATVPVISLESATLHPLQSFADLITVAETKQKERVKVVLTWAPHVRALPQCVPNSFCDWFSEIDWIDFVITHPEGYELDPKFTKGARIEYDQRKALEGADFVQAKNWSSYKDYGQVISNDPNWMLTPEHLTGSNDAKFLHCLPVRRNVEVSDAILDSPNSLIIQEAGNRVFSMQTVLHELLSL, encoded by the coding sequence ATGAAAAACTTCACCTCCTTCGCCGACGTCGATGACTACCGGGTTTTGCTCAATAAAGCCCTGGAAATCAAAGCCGACCCGTTCGGTTACCAGCACATTGGCAAGAACAAAACCGTCGGCTTGATTTTCTTCAACCCCAGTTTGCGCACCCGGCTCAGCTCCATTAAAGCCGCCTACAACCTGGGCGCGCAGGCTTGGGTGCTCAACGCCGGGGCCGATTCCTGGACGCTGGAAATGGCCGACGGCGCGGTGATGAACGGTGGCACCCAGGAGCACATCAAGGAGGCCATTGCCGTGATGAGCCAATACTGCGACGTGCTAGGCGTGCGCACCTTCCCCACGCTCAAGGACCGCGACGAGGACTACCAGGAAGTCGTGTTCAAGAAGATCATGCAGTACGCCACGGTGCCGGTTATCAGCCTGGAAAGCGCCACGCTACACCCGCTGCAGTCGTTTGCCGACCTGATTACGGTGGCTGAAACCAAGCAGAAGGAGCGGGTGAAAGTGGTGCTGACCTGGGCTCCGCACGTCCGTGCCCTGCCCCAGTGCGTGCCCAACTCGTTCTGCGACTGGTTTTCGGAAATCGACTGGATTGACTTCGTTATTACCCACCCCGAAGGCTACGAGCTGGACCCCAAATTCACGAAAGGCGCCCGTATCGAGTACGACCAGCGCAAGGCCCTGGAAGGTGCCGACTTCGTGCAGGCCAAGAACTGGAGCAGCTACAAAGACTATGGCCAAGTCATCAGCAACGACCCGAACTGGATGCTCACGCCCGAGCACCTGACCGGCTCCAACGACGCCAAGTTCCTGCACTGCCTGCCCGTGCGCCGCAACGTGGAAGTCTCCGACGCCATCCTCGACTCGCCTAATTCGTTGATTATTCAGGAAGCTGGCAACCGGGTATTTTCCATGCAAACGGTGCTGCACGAGCTGCTGAGTTTGTAG
- a CDS encoding oxygenase MpaB family protein: MTQHQDYFVAPGSVVRTIWGKADTVLFIFAGAAAEFALNKAVDWLYFTGRLPADPLARLFSTVEYARQIVFAERSAAEQAIHTITAIHAAVEAKRGMAIPAWAYRDVLFMLIDYSIRAYEALERPMSSAEQAEVFEVFTRVGQRMGIPDLPTSHARWLETRQQHLADHMEYSRFTADLYQQYARHLGPIRYLLLLQAQRVVVPHPVRQLLRLGRTPWLRPVLLVYRYAQHLSISKWARTSLLPDDYKEKILRLDVVPPSLSAAH; the protein is encoded by the coding sequence ATGACGCAGCACCAGGATTATTTTGTGGCCCCCGGCTCGGTTGTGCGCACCATCTGGGGCAAAGCTGATACCGTCCTGTTCATTTTCGCCGGCGCCGCCGCCGAGTTTGCCCTCAACAAAGCCGTGGACTGGCTTTACTTCACCGGCCGCCTGCCCGCCGACCCGTTGGCCCGCCTGTTCTCTACCGTGGAGTACGCCCGCCAGATTGTTTTTGCCGAGCGAAGCGCCGCCGAGCAGGCCATCCACACCATCACCGCCATCCATGCGGCCGTGGAAGCCAAGCGCGGCATGGCCATTCCGGCCTGGGCTTACCGCGACGTGCTCTTCATGCTCATCGACTACTCCATCCGGGCCTACGAAGCTTTGGAACGCCCCATGAGCTCCGCCGAGCAAGCCGAAGTATTCGAGGTATTTACCCGCGTGGGCCAGCGCATGGGCATTCCCGACCTGCCGACGTCGCATGCCCGGTGGCTGGAAACCCGGCAGCAACACCTAGCCGACCACATGGAGTACAGCCGCTTCACTGCCGACCTCTACCAGCAGTACGCCCGCCATCTGGGCCCGATTCGCTACCTGCTGCTGCTGCAGGCGCAGCGGGTGGTAGTGCCGCACCCGGTCCGCCAGCTGCTACGCTTGGGCCGCACCCCGTGGCTGCGGCCGGTGCTGCTGGTGTACCGCTACGCCCAGCATCTGTCCATCAGCAAGTGGGCCCGCACCAGCCTGCTTCCCGACGACTACAAGGAGAAAATTCTGCGCCTCGACGTGGTACCTCCCTCTCTTTCCGCAGCTCACTAA
- a CDS encoding glycoside hydrolase family 11 protein, with protein MSLLLVCMLALFGAAQSTAQTITANQIGNQGGYTYEYWKDSGTGSMTLGSGGAFSVTWSNIGNLLARKGLRPGAKNQTVTYAATYNPNGNSYLCVYGWFTSPMVEYYIVDSWGSWRPPGGTAVGTVTSDGGTYDLYRTQRVNQPSIQGQATFYQYWSVRTSKRTSGTITVANHFNAWQSRGWTVGSMYEVSLTVEGYQSSGTANVTSMSMGTSGTTTPPPTGGGSNNIVVRARGTNGTENIRLTVGGTQVGTWTLGTAMQNYSATTSATGGINVEYTNDATNRDVQVDYITVNGSTRQAENQSTNTGVYLNGACGGANSEWLNCNGYIGFGNAAPTAGRLGTGSLAPEAATQKTQVGQTQVFPNPSPSGSFLVQLPAGPAQLTVRNSKGRIVRQLAAAGPAAVPVQLDQQPGLYYLQVTSDAESTVTRLAVE; from the coding sequence ATGTCCCTCCTGCTGGTATGCATGTTGGCGCTGTTCGGCGCCGCGCAGTCTACCGCCCAAACCATAACCGCCAACCAGATTGGCAACCAGGGAGGCTACACCTACGAGTACTGGAAAGACAGCGGCACCGGCAGCATGACGCTGGGCTCCGGCGGGGCCTTCAGCGTCACGTGGAGCAACATTGGCAACCTGCTGGCCCGCAAAGGCCTGCGCCCCGGCGCTAAAAACCAGACCGTAACCTACGCCGCTACTTACAACCCCAACGGCAACTCCTACCTCTGCGTCTACGGCTGGTTTACTAGCCCCATGGTCGAGTATTACATTGTGGATAGCTGGGGCAGCTGGCGGCCTCCGGGAGGTACGGCGGTCGGCACCGTCACCTCCGACGGCGGCACGTATGACCTCTACCGGACCCAGCGCGTCAACCAGCCTTCCATTCAGGGACAAGCCACCTTTTACCAGTACTGGAGCGTGCGTACTTCGAAGCGCACGAGCGGCACCATCACCGTAGCCAACCATTTCAACGCCTGGCAGAGCCGGGGCTGGACGGTCGGCAGCATGTACGAAGTTTCGCTCACCGTAGAAGGCTACCAGAGCAGCGGCACGGCCAACGTCACCAGCATGTCGATGGGCACCAGCGGCACGACCACTCCCCCACCCACGGGCGGCGGCTCGAACAACATTGTCGTGCGGGCCCGGGGTACCAACGGCACCGAAAACATTCGGCTGACGGTGGGCGGCACCCAGGTCGGCACCTGGACCCTGGGCACGGCCATGCAGAACTACTCGGCAACGACCAGCGCTACGGGCGGCATCAACGTGGAATACACCAACGATGCCACCAACCGCGACGTGCAGGTCGACTATATCACCGTTAACGGCTCGACTCGGCAGGCGGAAAACCAGAGCACCAATACCGGGGTTTACCTGAATGGTGCTTGCGGCGGGGCCAACAGCGAATGGCTGAACTGTAACGGCTACATCGGCTTTGGCAACGCGGCTCCCACCGCCGGCCGGCTCGGCACGGGGAGCTTAGCCCCGGAAGCCGCTACGCAAAAGACGCAGGTTGGCCAGACCCAGGTATTTCCCAACCCCAGCCCTTCCGGCAGCTTCCTGGTGCAGCTGCCCGCCGGCCCCGCGCAGCTCACTGTCCGCAACAGCAAGGGCCGTATCGTCCGGCAACTCGCCGCGGCCGGGCCCGCCGCTGTTCCCGTGCAGCTCGACCAGCAACCGGGTTTGTACTACTTACAGGTTACGAGCGACGCCGAGTCAACGGTGACTCGCCTGGCAGTAGAGTAG
- a CDS encoding T9SS type A sorting domain-containing protein codes for MRLKTTPQRSASRWLGLSLTLVLAASASLAQAQLISFPGAEGAGKFTKGGRGTATVPTTVFEVTSLADTNTPGTLRWAINQAATHRTIVFRVCGTIRLTSALSFNKANTTIAGQTAPGEGICLADYPVTIGADNVIVRFMRFRMGDRYQNKGMVNGAGADDAFGGTGRKNIIIDHCTMSWSTDEALSVYRGDSTTLQWNLMSEPLDYSYHFETGDTDFERHGYGGIWGGRNASFHHNLFAHCRGRNPRFEGSRNLPPYTAGQENGDFRNNVIYNWASYSTNGGEGGNYNVVNNYYKYGPSTNTNNSSGVPVRSMIMNPGKQTSAPVLPYPKVYMTGNYVDGYPAVTNRNWLGVVMAGGVRTDTAQSKVTEPFTILPMPTQSAQDAYNAVLANVGAVLPARDTLDQRIIRNVQERKGRLIDVQGGYAHGTAFSISQSAWPVLTCGPAPADTDHDGMTDAFEQANGLNPNDPADRNLRGANGYTMLENYLNGIAAVVMGTKADKAAKAGLSVYPNPAGEQLTVNHPVAGKTATVTVFSAAGRQVAQFSVVPGTVATAVEASKLAGGMYLVRYQDAKIQLTSKFVKQ; via the coding sequence ATGCGCTTGAAAACTACTCCGCAACGTTCCGCGTCCCGTTGGCTCGGTCTTTCCCTGACGCTTGTTCTGGCAGCCTCGGCTTCCCTGGCTCAGGCCCAGCTGATTTCCTTTCCCGGCGCCGAGGGAGCGGGTAAATTTACCAAGGGCGGCCGGGGCACGGCCACGGTGCCAACTACCGTATTCGAGGTGACTTCGCTGGCCGATACCAACACGCCCGGCACGCTGCGCTGGGCCATCAACCAGGCCGCTACCCACCGCACCATCGTGTTCCGGGTGTGTGGCACCATTCGCCTGACTTCCGCCCTGAGCTTCAACAAAGCCAACACGACTATTGCGGGGCAGACCGCGCCCGGCGAAGGCATCTGCCTGGCCGATTACCCCGTCACCATCGGGGCCGATAACGTCATCGTGCGCTTCATGCGCTTCCGCATGGGCGACCGGTACCAGAACAAGGGCATGGTGAACGGCGCCGGTGCCGACGATGCCTTTGGCGGCACGGGGCGCAAAAACATCATCATCGACCACTGCACCATGAGCTGGAGCACCGATGAGGCCCTGAGCGTGTACCGCGGCGACAGCACCACGCTGCAATGGAACCTGATGAGCGAGCCGCTCGACTACTCCTACCACTTCGAAACCGGCGATACCGACTTTGAGCGCCACGGCTATGGCGGCATCTGGGGCGGGCGCAATGCCTCGTTCCACCACAACCTGTTTGCCCACTGCCGGGGCCGCAACCCCCGCTTCGAGGGCAGCCGCAACCTGCCGCCCTACACCGCGGGGCAGGAAAACGGCGACTTCCGCAACAACGTTATCTACAACTGGGCCAGCTACAGCACCAACGGCGGCGAGGGCGGCAACTACAACGTGGTTAATAACTACTACAAGTACGGCCCCAGCACCAACACGAATAACTCCTCGGGCGTACCGGTGCGCTCCATGATTATGAACCCGGGCAAGCAAACCTCGGCCCCAGTGCTGCCCTACCCCAAGGTGTATATGACTGGCAACTACGTGGATGGCTACCCTGCCGTAACCAACCGCAACTGGCTGGGCGTGGTCATGGCTGGTGGCGTCCGCACCGACACGGCCCAGTCGAAGGTCACGGAGCCCTTTACCATTCTGCCCATGCCCACGCAGTCGGCCCAGGATGCCTACAACGCGGTGCTGGCTAATGTGGGCGCCGTGCTACCGGCCCGCGATACGCTCGACCAGCGCATTATCCGCAACGTGCAGGAGCGCAAAGGCCGCCTCATCGATGTGCAGGGCGGCTACGCCCATGGCACGGCCTTCAGCATTTCGCAGAGTGCCTGGCCGGTGCTCACCTGTGGCCCCGCCCCTGCCGACACCGACCACGACGGCATGACCGATGCTTTTGAGCAAGCCAACGGCCTGAATCCCAACGACCCGGCCGACCGCAACCTGCGCGGTGCCAACGGCTACACCATGCTGGAAAACTACCTCAACGGCATTGCGGCGGTAGTAATGGGCACCAAAGCCGACAAAGCTGCAAAAGCCGGCCTGAGCGTATACCCCAACCCCGCCGGCGAGCAGCTGACCGTAAATCACCCCGTAGCAGGCAAAACGGCTACCGTAACCGTGTTCAGCGCGGCCGGCCGACAGGTGGCCCAATTTTCGGTGGTGCCCGGCACCGTTGCTACGGCCGTAGAAGCCAGTAAGCTGGCCGGCGGCATGTATCTGGTGCGTTACCAGGATGCCAAAATCCAGCTCACATCCAAGTTTGTGAAGCAGTAA
- a CDS encoding pectinesterase family protein — protein sequence MHSTHTHSGAAAPAFRYWLALCFLLAAVLLSSATQAQTYNAVVAWDGTGTHKTVQAAIDAAPTGRTAVYTIYIKNGKYKEKINVPSNKPFLQLIGQSVANTVLTYDDFSGKPNPAGGTFGTSNSASVTVNAADFSALNITFENTTGDAPQALAINVNADRAVFKNCRFLGGQDTVLANGNGLRQYFRDCYIDGTVDFIFGSSRAVFERCIVYAKTRQDGLSGSYITAANTQPGQAYGYVFRSCTIPANRGTTSYVLGRPWQNSTGSSPLAENKVVWLKTTMATGIIKPEGWQVWDAGTNTSLITYAEYSSRKFDGRPINVSQRVSWSKQLTPADTAQYSVANLFGTWNPCSVAASVCTSFTPDIAVTNLRGTKGSTTATFTWNLAWAVNQAKFEVFRATTRKGTYSKIGSDIVVPNDTTYNFQTSDALPAAGAAYFYYIRASKAGLATQITDTVEVSRVPTITTTGSLGTFAQYATGASAVRTYQLSAVNLTSNLTVTPPAGYEVSPNNGTNWFTSTSPLVLVPTDNVIPNTTISVRLNATAAGSYVGNIVHSSPGAGSVSVPVSGNKVNTTAPVSQRLQMWPLQVNAQDDAAVRSPWVAASTPTLRNLYLSNGTTVASVPAYSPTYGQAFGATANGDGSWGTAVGGPGGNLNRRFYEQFTVKAQGVAVRVDSLLLWSAFYNTNSNTKLAVVYSKTGFTTADSTDVSGGMGPAGALNSTANGGFITPIVLNNQNTGPNQNYRLALAGASGVRLENGQTLTIRLYWSCGSGSAGRYGLLRDVQVKGEALIITGTHSAAALAAGLSAYPNPAQQELTLTHPKAGADAVVAVYSFDGRKVATFSPKPGVEQTPLKLDGLTKGTYLLRFSSGTQSLMTKFVRN from the coding sequence ATGCATTCAACTCATACGCACTCCGGCGCTGCCGCGCCGGCCTTCCGCTACTGGCTGGCGTTGTGCTTTTTACTGGCCGCCGTCCTGCTCAGCAGCGCCACCCAGGCCCAGACCTACAACGCCGTCGTGGCCTGGGACGGCACCGGTACCCATAAAACGGTGCAGGCTGCCATTGACGCCGCCCCCACGGGCCGCACGGCGGTGTACACCATCTACATCAAGAACGGCAAGTACAAGGAGAAAATCAACGTACCCAGCAACAAGCCCTTTCTGCAGCTGATCGGGCAGAGTGTGGCCAACACCGTGCTGACTTACGACGACTTCTCGGGCAAGCCCAACCCGGCCGGCGGCACATTTGGTACCTCCAACTCCGCTTCGGTCACGGTCAACGCCGCCGACTTCTCGGCCTTGAATATCACCTTCGAAAACACTACCGGCGACGCGCCCCAGGCCCTGGCCATCAACGTGAATGCCGACCGGGCCGTGTTCAAGAACTGCCGCTTCCTGGGCGGGCAGGATACGGTGCTAGCCAACGGCAACGGCCTGCGCCAGTACTTCCGCGACTGTTACATCGACGGCACCGTGGACTTTATCTTCGGTAGCTCCCGCGCCGTATTTGAGCGCTGCATCGTGTACGCCAAAACCCGGCAGGACGGCCTGAGCGGCAGCTACATTACGGCTGCTAACACGCAGCCCGGCCAGGCCTACGGCTACGTGTTCCGCAGCTGCACCATTCCGGCCAACCGCGGCACGACTAGCTACGTGCTGGGCCGCCCCTGGCAGAACTCGACCGGCAGCTCCCCGCTGGCCGAAAACAAAGTAGTGTGGCTTAAAACCACCATGGCTACCGGCATCATCAAGCCCGAGGGCTGGCAGGTGTGGGATGCGGGCACCAACACCAGCCTGATTACCTACGCCGAATACAGCAGCCGCAAGTTCGACGGCCGCCCCATCAACGTAAGCCAGCGTGTAAGCTGGTCGAAACAGCTGACTCCGGCTGATACCGCCCAGTACTCGGTGGCCAACCTGTTTGGCACCTGGAACCCCTGCTCGGTGGCTGCCAGCGTCTGCACTAGCTTCACCCCCGACATTGCCGTGACTAACCTACGCGGCACCAAAGGCTCTACTACCGCTACCTTTACCTGGAACCTGGCTTGGGCCGTTAATCAGGCCAAGTTTGAAGTGTTCCGCGCCACCACACGCAAGGGTACGTACTCGAAAATCGGCTCCGATATCGTGGTGCCAAACGACACGACCTACAACTTTCAGACCTCCGACGCGCTGCCCGCCGCCGGCGCCGCCTACTTCTACTACATCCGGGCCTCGAAAGCCGGTTTGGCCACGCAAATCACCGATACGGTGGAAGTTTCGCGGGTGCCTACCATCACCACCACCGGCAGCCTGGGCACGTTTGCTCAGTACGCTACCGGCGCTTCGGCCGTGCGTACCTACCAGCTGTCGGCCGTGAACCTGACCAGCAACCTGACCGTGACGCCCCCGGCGGGCTATGAGGTGTCGCCCAACAACGGCACTAATTGGTTTACCTCGACCTCACCGCTGGTGCTGGTGCCAACCGATAACGTCATTCCGAACACGACCATCAGCGTGCGGCTCAACGCCACTGCGGCGGGCTCCTACGTCGGCAACATCGTGCACAGCAGCCCTGGCGCGGGTTCTGTATCAGTGCCAGTAAGCGGCAACAAGGTGAACACTACTGCGCCCGTATCGCAGCGGCTGCAGATGTGGCCTTTGCAAGTCAATGCCCAGGATGACGCCGCTGTTCGGTCGCCGTGGGTAGCTGCCAGCACGCCTACGCTGCGCAATCTGTACCTGTCCAACGGCACCACGGTAGCCAGCGTGCCGGCTTACTCGCCCACGTACGGCCAGGCCTTTGGGGCTACGGCCAACGGCGACGGTTCGTGGGGCACGGCCGTAGGTGGTCCGGGCGGCAACCTGAACCGCCGCTTCTACGAGCAGTTCACCGTTAAGGCCCAGGGTGTAGCCGTCCGCGTCGATTCCCTGCTGCTGTGGTCAGCCTTCTACAACACCAACAGCAATACCAAGCTGGCCGTGGTGTATTCCAAAACCGGCTTCACCACCGCCGACTCTACCGATGTATCGGGTGGAATGGGTCCGGCTGGTGCGCTGAACAGTACCGCCAACGGGGGCTTTATCACGCCCATCGTGCTTAATAACCAGAATACGGGCCCCAACCAGAACTACCGCCTGGCCCTGGCCGGTGCCAGTGGCGTGCGCCTGGAAAACGGACAGACCCTGACCATCCGTCTGTACTGGAGCTGCGGCAGCGGCAGCGCGGGCCGCTATGGCCTGCTGCGCGACGTGCAGGTGAAAGGGGAGGCCCTCATCATCACTGGCACCCACAGCGCTGCCGCCCTGGCTGCTGGCCTGAGCGCCTATCCTAACCCGGCCCAGCAGGAGCTGACCCTGACCCACCCCAAAGCCGGGGCCGACGCTGTCGTCGCCGTGTACTCATTCGATGGCCGCAAGGTGGCCACGTTCAGCCCCAAGCCCGGAGTCGAGCAGACGCCGCTGAAGCTGGATGGGTTGACCAAAGGCACTTACCTGCTGCGTTTTAGCAGTGGCACCCAGAGCCTGATGACCAAGTTTGTTCGAAACTAA
- a CDS encoding glycoside hydrolase family 43 protein translates to MVKSARILLLAALVVLSCLPRFAAAQQASLSKVWVPDLGNGTYKNPVLYADYSDPDVVRVGNDYYLTSSSFNAVPGLQVLHSTDLVNWTIIGAAFTQQPPQARYDLPQHGNGVWAPAIRYHKKKFYIYYPDPDLGIYVTRADNPAGPWEAPILVKAAKGWIDPCPLWDEDGKAYLVHGFAGSRAGFKSVLAVSRMSPDGLSLLGDDVLVFDGHEKHPTIEGPKFYKRKGYYYIMAPGGGVPTGWQVVMRSKNVFGPYEDRIVMDQGKTPTNGPHQGAWIDTPSGEDWFMHFQDQGPYGRVVHLQPMTWKNDWPVIGTDTDGDGKGEPVLTFRKPASKGKTTIATPATSDEFDSNQLGLQWQWHANPQVGWVFPTGAGYLRLYSVPLPEGFKNFWQVPNLLLQKLPAEVFTVTTKLTFTPRFEGEKTGLIMMGMDYAYLSVTNQGGKLQLSQTTCQNADKGGAEATGAPVAEVPAKQPVYLRVAVTSGAKCQFSYSLDGQTFQLVGNSFQAREGKWIGAKVGLFCTRAGKTNDAGAADVDWFRIE, encoded by the coding sequence ATGGTAAAATCCGCCCGAATCCTTTTGCTGGCCGCGTTGGTCGTCCTGTCCTGCCTACCCCGTTTTGCGGCGGCCCAACAAGCTTCCTTATCCAAGGTGTGGGTGCCTGACCTGGGCAACGGCACCTACAAAAACCCGGTGCTTTATGCCGACTATTCCGACCCCGACGTGGTGCGCGTGGGCAACGATTATTACCTGACTTCCTCCAGCTTCAACGCCGTGCCGGGCCTGCAGGTGCTGCACTCCACCGACTTGGTCAACTGGACGATAATCGGGGCGGCATTCACCCAGCAGCCGCCCCAGGCCCGCTACGACCTGCCCCAGCACGGCAACGGGGTGTGGGCGCCGGCCATCCGCTACCACAAGAAGAAGTTCTACATCTACTACCCCGACCCGGATTTGGGCATCTACGTCACGCGGGCCGACAACCCGGCCGGGCCCTGGGAAGCCCCGATTCTGGTGAAGGCCGCCAAGGGCTGGATTGACCCCTGCCCGCTCTGGGACGAAGACGGCAAGGCCTACCTCGTGCACGGCTTTGCTGGCAGCCGGGCCGGCTTCAAGAGCGTGCTGGCCGTGAGCCGCATGAGCCCCGACGGCCTGAGCTTGCTCGGCGACGACGTACTGGTGTTCGATGGCCACGAAAAGCACCCGACCATCGAAGGGCCGAAGTTTTATAAGCGCAAGGGCTACTACTATATTATGGCGCCGGGTGGCGGCGTACCCACCGGCTGGCAGGTGGTGATGCGTTCCAAAAACGTGTTTGGGCCCTACGAAGACCGGATTGTGATGGACCAGGGCAAGACGCCCACCAATGGCCCGCACCAAGGCGCCTGGATTGACACGCCCTCGGGCGAAGACTGGTTTATGCACTTCCAGGACCAGGGACCCTACGGCCGCGTGGTGCACCTGCAGCCCATGACCTGGAAAAACGACTGGCCCGTCATCGGCACCGATACCGACGGCGACGGCAAGGGTGAGCCGGTACTCACCTTCCGCAAGCCCGCCAGCAAGGGTAAAACGACTATTGCCACGCCCGCCACTTCCGACGAGTTTGACTCGAACCAACTGGGTCTGCAGTGGCAGTGGCATGCCAATCCGCAGGTAGGTTGGGTTTTCCCGACCGGGGCCGGCTATTTGCGCCTGTACTCAGTGCCCTTGCCCGAAGGTTTCAAAAACTTCTGGCAGGTGCCCAACCTGCTGCTGCAAAAGTTGCCCGCCGAGGTGTTCACCGTCACAACCAAGCTGACGTTTACGCCCCGCTTCGAAGGCGAGAAAACCGGCCTGATTATGATGGGCATGGACTACGCCTACCTCTCCGTAACCAACCAGGGCGGCAAGCTGCAACTTAGCCAGACTACCTGCCAGAACGCCGATAAGGGTGGCGCCGAAGCCACTGGCGCACCCGTGGCCGAAGTGCCCGCCAAGCAGCCCGTGTACCTGCGCGTGGCCGTGACGTCGGGTGCCAAGTGCCAGTTCAGCTACAGCCTCGATGGGCAAACGTTTCAGCTCGTGGGCAATTCGTTTCAGGCCCGGGAGGGAAAGTGGATTGGCGCCAAAGTGGGTCTGTTCTGCACCCGGGCCGGCAAAACCAACGATGCCGGTGCTGCCGACGTGGATTGGTTCCGGATTGAGTAG